ATTGCATATCTTCGTGTGCATTAATCATCAATGGAAAACAAGTACAATCCCATTATACCATATTGAAGCTTCCAACTTAACATTGGCcgagttattttttttccttttttttttgatgaattagGGGCCGAAGGCCTAAAGCCCAGACATTTGCCGACAATTTGATGGCTTATGATAAACACTAACATTATAACCTGATATTGACCTCTTATAATAGATTTGGTACGACAATATAACAGGCATGCCATGGGATCCCCGTATCTAATGGATTAGCCAATGCGTTATTGGTGTCTGATGACCGTTTGACGCCTGAAGAAAAGCAGTCTTTTGAAAGGACAAAGATTAAAATTAAGAACCGCAAAATGCCCATAGTAGTTGGGACCCTTGAAGGCTGGAAAGGAGAATAATGTGTAAACCGTAAAGTCGAGGAATCACATTCTGCTTCTTTCCAGGTATAGTGACTTTACTATGTCCATAGTGAACAAAAAGCCATAAAGTATTCAATCTAATATGCACACAGAAATATGTACAGCAATAAATAATCAGCTTCCCCATTTTTCCTGAATGTATCctaaaaattttggaaaataaaatcgaTCTAAACAACTTCTCAGAAGTTTCATCGGAGAACTACGACTTTCATCTTGGCTAGGTCACTGACCAAGAAATGGTTAAAGCATTTGGACCAGCGATATCAAGAACTCTGCCCCACTGAAGTGAAGGTTCTATGGAACCTGTGATGGTGTCTATTGACTTCGCAAAACTTGTAGCTGCCGGAACAATAGAGAGCATATTCTTGCTGAAGTCTTCAGACGAGATTGATCGATTTTCTCTTTGGCTGGAAAATAAAACCAGTGTCAGGAAAGCCAATCACAAGATGTAAGCAACTATCAAATTCCATTAAACTACAACGTCTTGTTATCAACAAGCATGGGAAATTTCTCCAAAGTTTTCGATATAATCGTTTAGGTTCCAAGGAAACTATACCGAAAAACTGTACAGCATGATACTGTCAACCATTTGAGGAGAAGGGAGTTACAGTAAATAATTCAAATGATACGAAGAGGATTCTTACATATTTTCGCTGGGCTTCTTCAAGGAACTTTCTCGGAGAATCCATGTATTCATAACATTCTTTCTTCACATTTGCTGCAAGAGCTTCTTCTCCATGATTGTCGAGGTTCCTTATCAGAATGGTGAGGGTTAATCGGTCTGGTGTGCACCCTTCTGCCTTCATCACCTCATACGTTTCAATTGCCTTCTCAATCATACCCACTTTAAAATACGCTCCGATCATCTCAGTATACGTCCGCGTGTCCGGTTCCAGCCCACATCTCCTCATCTCAGAAAATAAATCCTCCGCCCTTTCGATCATTTTATTCCTCCCCAATAAATGGATCATGTCGCAGTATAAATCTAGATCTGGTTCGTACCACACTTCTTTCTGTACGTGTTTGAAGACCTAAAAGCCTGAATTCGTTTTAGATGTAATGGAAAAACAATGCCGAATATACTTCAACAGCTCGAAAACCACAAAATTCAAcagaaaaggtgaagaagggataAAATCATTCAATGGAGAAGTGTTCATTTCTTGGACTTCACTACAAAATCCATCCAAACAAACCAGAAAGTTCCCTCATTCTTCACTTTCCTACCACCTCTACTTCAACTACCTCTCTGCAAATGCATTTTGCTTTGTTCTTTAAATCCTCGATACCAACTAGTCTGAGCAAACTTGCGAAAAATATGGGAAGTGATGCCTAGCGAGTGAGAAAGAACA
This region of Punica granatum isolate Tunisia-2019 unplaced genomic scaffold, ASM765513v2 Contig00407, whole genome shotgun sequence genomic DNA includes:
- the LOC116190260 gene encoding protein THYLAKOID ASSEMBLY 8-like, chloroplastic, with amino-acid sequence MISAPMTSLMAVPLPRTAPLGRTNGQLPLLLRAFHRPRPSHVTCGLRGTGRRGPLWRSDVLSTESIQAVQSLKLAKSTPRLGQVLSGRLSRLLKADLLNALSELQRQNELDLALMVFKHVQKEVWYEPDLDLYCDMIHLLGRNKMIERAEDLFSEMRRCGLEPDTRTYTEMIGAYFKVGMIEKAIETYEVMKAEGCTPDRLTLTILIRNLDNHGEEALAANVKKECYEYMDSPRKFLEEAQRKYPKRKSINLV